A window of the Scleropages formosus chromosome 21, fSclFor1.1, whole genome shotgun sequence genome harbors these coding sequences:
- the LOC108920818 gene encoding potassium voltage-gated channel subfamily A member 1-like: MTVAAGENLEESSALAERPQEPQEPRGPERHGEQDCCERVVINISGMRFETQLKTLSQFPDTLLGNPKKRIQYFDPLRNEYFFDRNRPSFDAILYYYQSGGRLRRPASVPLDMFSEEIKFYELGVEAMEKFREDEGFTREEERPLPEREFHRQIWLLFEHPESSGPARGIAIVSVMVILISIVIFCLETLPDLKEEPEGRMKTMGNSTFYYKPNMLTDPFFIVETLCIIWFSFELIVRFFACPSKAEFFKNIMNVIDIVSIIPYFITLGTELAKDREGKEAKGDQATSLAILRVIRLVRVFRIFKLSRHSKGLQILGQTLKASMRELGLLIFFLFIGVILFSSAVFFAEAEEKESHFNSIPDAFWWAVVSMTTVGYGDMYPVTIGGKVVGSLCAIAGVLTIALPVPVIVSNFNYFYHRETEGEEQAQLLNVSNPNIPSDSDSSRRSSSAFSKSEYVEIDENINNSIDNFREANLRTGNCITAKQNCVSSKLLTDV, from the coding sequence ATGACGGTGGCAGCGGGCGAGAACTTGGAGGAGAGCTCGGCTCTGGCGGAGCGTCCGCAGGAGCCGCAGGAGCCGCGCGGCCCCGAGCGCCACGGCGAGCAGGACTGCTGCGAGAGGGTGGTCATCAACATCTCGGGGATGCGCTTCGAGACTCAGCTCAAAACACTCTCGCAGTTCCCCGACACGCTGCTGGGGAACCCGAAGAAAAGAATCCAATACTTCGACCCGCTCAGGAACGAGTATTTCTTCGACAGGAACCGGCCCAGTTTCGACGCCATCCTCTACTACTACCAGTCGGGCGGGAGGCTCCGGAGACCGGCCAGCGTCCCCCTAGACATGTTCTCCGAGGAGATCAAGTTCTACGAGCTCGGCGTGGAGGCCATGGAGAAGTTCCGCGAGGACGAGGGCTTCACCAGGGAGGAGGAGCGGCCGCTGCCCGAGAGGGAGTTTCACCGGCAGATCTGGCTGCTTTTCGAGCACCCAGAGAGCTCCGGCCCGGCCAGGGGCATCGCCATCGTGTCGGTCATGGTCATCCTCATCTCCATCGTCATCTTCTGCCTGGAGACTTTACCGGACCTCAAGGAAGAGCCCGAGGGCCGCATGAAGACCATGGGAAACAGCACCTTCTACTACAAACCGAACATGCTGACCGACCCCTTCTTCATAGTGGAGACCCTGTGCATCATCTGGTTCTCCTTCGAGCTCATCGTGCGCTTCTTCGCCTGCCCCAGCAAGGCAGAGTTCTTCAAGAACATCATGAACGTCATCGACATCGTATCAATTATCCCCTACTTTATAACTCTGGGTACGGAGCTGGCCAAAGACCGGGAGGGCAAGGAAGCGAAGGGGGACCAGGCGACGTCCTTGGCCATCCTGCGCGTGATCCGCCTCGTGCGGGTCTTCCGCATCTTCAAGCTGTCCAGGCATTCCAAGGGACTGCAGATTCTGGGCCAGACCCTGAAGGCCAGCATGCGTGAACTGGGCCTGCTcatattcttcctcttcatcgGCGTCATCTTGTTCTCCAGCGCCGTGTTCTTCGCGGAGGCCGAGGAGAAGGAGTCCCACTTCAACAGCATCCCGGACGCGTTCTGGTGGGCGGTGGTGTCCATGACAACCGTGGGCTACGGCGACATGTACCCCGTGACCATAGGGGGCAAGGTCGTGGGGTCGCTCTGTGCCATCGCCGGGGTGCTGACGATCGCTCTGCCGGTCCCCGTGATCGTCTCCAATTTTAACTACTTCTACCACCGGGAGACGGAGGGAGAGGAGCAGGCGCAGCTGCTGAACGTGAGCAACCCGAACATCCCGTCCGATAGCGACTCGAGTCGCCGCAGCTCGTCGGCCTTCAGCAAGTCGGAGTACGTAGAGATCGACGAGAACATTAACAACAGCATCGACAATTTCAGAGAAGCAAACCTTCGAACTGGGAACTGCATCACGGCCAAGCAGAACTGTGTCAGTTCGAAACTGCTAACCGACGTCTAA